A single genomic interval of Flavobacterium sp. N2820 harbors:
- a CDS encoding lytic transglycosylase domain-containing protein has protein sequence MKKLIFISLLVSSVGFAQESLEQNTLTLPKLSYLDSLKNTFINHSTSNCIDERWMAELTNTELSEDMFSDISNLNIDSEVSYDLSLEVLKKRLAKMDAKSPFNIEYNPALENTIKSFLKNRTKAFERLMAVSEYYFPMFEEHLAKYNIPMELKYLAIVESALNPKAKSRVGASGLWQFMYPTGKQYNLEVNSYVDERHDPLKATEAACQYLSHLYEIFGDWSLVLASYNAGPGNVSKAIRRSGGSQNYWNIRKFLPRETANYVPAFLATMYIYEFKKEHGILPKKATLTYFETDTIMVKKQMSFKHISELLDIPVEQIEFLNPIYKLKVIPFEEDKAHYLRLPKNKMGLFVSNEEKVYAYLNHLETFKEKSYTDVVVASHKDSISTSSEENRPKFERKLQYHTIKSGESLGKIADKYNVSISNLKSWNNIKGTTIHSGKKLKIYSNKKTVIKSEAKSNNDGTYTVKNGDSLFSISKQFPGVSIDDLKKWNDISSDNIQPGMKLKING, from the coding sequence ATGAAAAAATTAATTTTTATATCACTATTGGTCTCGTCAGTTGGTTTTGCTCAAGAAAGTTTAGAGCAAAATACATTGACATTACCAAAACTATCGTATTTAGATTCACTAAAAAACACGTTTATCAATCATTCAACTAGCAATTGTATTGACGAAAGATGGATGGCAGAATTGACCAATACAGAATTGTCTGAAGATATGTTTTCAGATATTTCAAATCTTAATATTGATTCAGAAGTTAGCTATGATTTATCTTTGGAGGTCTTGAAAAAACGACTCGCAAAAATGGACGCTAAATCGCCTTTTAATATTGAATATAATCCAGCGTTAGAAAACACAATTAAGTCTTTTTTAAAAAACAGAACCAAAGCTTTTGAGCGATTAATGGCGGTTTCTGAATATTATTTTCCAATGTTTGAAGAGCATTTAGCAAAATATAATATTCCAATGGAGTTAAAATATTTAGCGATTGTAGAATCAGCTTTAAACCCTAAAGCAAAATCAAGAGTTGGTGCTTCTGGACTTTGGCAATTTATGTATCCAACGGGAAAGCAATATAATTTAGAAGTAAATTCATACGTTGATGAACGCCACGATCCATTAAAAGCAACAGAAGCTGCTTGCCAATATTTATCACATTTATATGAAATTTTTGGCGATTGGAGTTTGGTTTTAGCTTCTTACAATGCTGGACCTGGAAACGTTTCAAAAGCGATTCGTCGTTCAGGTGGAAGCCAAAATTATTGGAATATTCGCAAATTTCTTCCACGTGAAACAGCCAATTATGTACCTGCTTTTTTAGCAACGATGTATATTTACGAATTCAAAAAAGAACACGGAATTCTTCCAAAAAAAGCCACATTAACGTATTTTGAAACAGATACCATTATGGTGAAAAAGCAAATGTCGTTTAAGCATATTTCGGAATTATTGGATATTCCTGTGGAACAAATAGAATTTTTAAATCCGATTTATAAATTAAAAGTAATTCCGTTTGAAGAAGATAAAGCGCATTATCTACGTTTACCAAAAAATAAGATGGGACTTTTTGTTTCAAACGAAGAAAAAGTGTATGCCTATTTGAATCATTTGGAAACATTCAAAGAGAAATCATATACAGATGTTGTTGTGGCTAGCCATAAAGATTCAATAAGCACTTCATCTGAGGAAAACAGACCAAAATTTGAACGAAAATTACAATATCATACGATTAAAAGTGGTGAAAGTCTCGGAAAAATAGCAGATAAATACAATGTTTCAATAAGTAATTTAAAATCTTGGAATAATATCAAAGGCACTACAATTCATTCAGGTAAAAAATTAAAAATTTATTCCAATAAAAAAACAGTAATTAAATCTGAAGCTAAATCCAATAATGACGGGACATACACCGTAAAAAATGGCGATTCATTATTTTCGATTTCTAAACAATTTCCTGGAGTTTCTATTGATGATTTAAAAAAATGGAACGATATTAGCAGTGATAATATTCAGCCAGGA
- a CDS encoding phosphoglycerate kinase, with protein MKTLNDFNFNNKKAIIRVDFNVPLDENFKVTDATRIEAAKPTIDKILKDGGSVILMSHLGRPKGVEAKYSLQHIVSKTEEILGQKVQFATDCIGEVAENAAKNLQPGEILLLENLRFYAEEEKGDVEFSKKLASLGDIYVNDAFGTAHRAHASTTIIAQFFNEAKCFGYLLAKEIESIEKVLKNSEKPVVAILGGSKVSSKITVIENILDKVNHMIIGGGMTFTFVKALGGKIGDSICEDDKLELAIEILKQAKEKGVQIHIPVDVVAADAFSNDANTQIVDVNHIPDGWQGLDAGPKSLAIFKQIILDSKTILWNGPLGVFEMENFAKGTISLGEFIAESTEKGAFSLVGGGDSVAAVKQFGLEPKMSYVSTGGGAMLEMLEGRTLPGIAAILE; from the coding sequence ATGAAAACACTAAACGACTTCAATTTCAACAACAAAAAAGCAATTATTAGAGTAGACTTTAATGTGCCTTTAGATGAAAATTTTAAAGTAACAGATGCCACTCGTATCGAGGCTGCAAAGCCAACAATTGACAAAATTTTGAAAGATGGAGGAAGTGTTATTTTGATGAGTCACTTGGGAAGACCAAAAGGCGTTGAAGCTAAATATTCGTTACAACATATTGTGTCTAAAACAGAAGAAATTTTAGGACAAAAAGTACAATTTGCTACTGATTGTATTGGAGAAGTAGCAGAAAATGCTGCAAAAAACCTACAACCCGGCGAAATTTTATTATTAGAAAACTTACGTTTTTATGCTGAAGAAGAAAAAGGAGATGTGGAATTTTCAAAAAAATTAGCTTCTTTAGGTGATATTTATGTAAACGATGCATTTGGAACCGCTCACAGAGCACACGCTTCAACTACCATCATTGCACAATTTTTTAACGAAGCAAAATGCTTTGGATATTTGTTAGCAAAAGAAATCGAAAGTATCGAAAAAGTATTAAAAAACTCTGAAAAACCAGTAGTTGCAATTTTAGGAGGAAGTAAAGTTTCTTCTAAAATTACAGTGATTGAAAACATTTTAGACAAAGTAAATCACATGATTATTGGTGGTGGAATGACTTTTACATTCGTGAAAGCATTAGGTGGAAAAATTGGAGATTCAATTTGTGAAGATGATAAATTAGAATTGGCTATCGAAATTTTAAAACAAGCCAAAGAAAAAGGTGTTCAAATTCATATTCCTGTTGACGTAGTTGCTGCAGATGCTTTTTCAAACGATGCCAATACTCAGATTGTTGATGTAAATCACATTCCTGATGGTTGGCAAGGTTTAGATGCTGGACCAAAATCCTTAGCCATTTTTAAACAAATAATTTTAGATTCAAAAACCATTTTGTGGAACGGTCCACTAGGCGTTTTTGAAATGGAAAACTTTGCAAAAGGAACTATTTCTTTAGGAGAGTTTATAGCAGAATCTACTGAAAAAGGAGCGTTTTCGTTAGTTGGTGGTGGTGATAGTGTTGCAGCAGTTAAACAATTTGGCTTAGAGCCGAAGATGAGTTACGTTTCTACGGGTGGTGGAGCGATGTTAGAAATGTTAGAAGGAAGAACATTACCAGGAATTGCCGCTATTTTAGAATAA